One segment of Chionomys nivalis chromosome 1, mChiNiv1.1, whole genome shotgun sequence DNA contains the following:
- the LOC130885092 gene encoding taste receptor type 2 member 7-like codes for HKMDTTLMFVAVGETLVGILGNAFIALVNFTGWIKSKKIASIDSILMSLAMSRICLQCIILLDCIILVQYPDTYNIGKEMRIIDFFWTLSNHLSVWFATCLSIFYFFKIANFFHPLFLWIKWRIDKLILRTLLLSFVLSLCFSLPATENLNDDFRSCVKTKWIINSTLRCKVNKAGHASVKVYLNLVMLFPFSVSLLSFLLLILSLRRHTRHMQLNATGNKDPSTTAHIRAIKAVISFLVLFVAYCLAFLIATSSYFMPESELAVIWGEMIALIYPSSHSFILILSNNKLKQASVRVLCKVKAMLMGRNC; via the coding sequence CATAAAATGGATACTACCTTAATGTTTGTAGCTGTTGGCGAGACCTTGGTAGGGATCTTAGGAAATGCATTCATTGCATTGGTAAACTTTACAGGCTGGATCAAGAGTAAGAAGATTGCCTCTATTGATTCAATCCTCATGAGTCTGGCCATGTCCAGAATTTGTCTACAATGTATCATCCTATTAGATTGTATCATATTGGTACAGTATCCAGACACCTACAACATAGGTAAAGAAATGAGGATCATTGACTTCTTCTGGACGCTCAGCAACCATTTAAGTGTCTGGTTTGCCACCTGCCTCagcattttctatttcttcaagaTAGCAAACTTCTTCCACCCTCTTTTCCTCTGGATAAAGTGGAGAATTGACAAACTAATTCTCAGGACTCTACTGTTGAGCTTTGTCCTGTCCCTGTGTTTTAGCCTTCCAGCCACTGAGAATTTGAATGATGACTTCAGATCTTGTGTCAAGACAAAATGGATAATAAACTCTACTTTGAGATGCAAAGTAAATAAAGCTGGACATGCTTCCGTCAAGGTATATCTTAACCTGGTCATGCTGTTTCCCTTTTCTGTGTCGCTGCTCTCATTTCTCCTCTTGATCCTCTCCCTACGGAGACATACCAGGCATATGCAGCTCAATGCAACAGGGAACAAAGATCCCAGCACAACAGCTCACATAAGAGCCATAAAAGCAGTAATCTCCTTCCTTGTCTTGTTTGTTGCCTACTGTCTGGCATTTCTCATAGCCACTTCCAGCTACTTTATGCCAGAGTCTGAATTAGCTGTAATTTGGGGTGAGATGATAGCTCTGATCTATCCCTCAAGCCATTCATTTATTCTAATCCTGAGCAACAATAAACTAAAACAGGCCTCTGTGAGGGTGCTTTGTAAAGTAAAGGCTATGCTAATGGGAAGAAACTGTTGA